A window from Triticum aestivum cultivar Chinese Spring chromosome 6D, IWGSC CS RefSeq v2.1, whole genome shotgun sequence encodes these proteins:
- the LOC123146272 gene encoding protein COP1 SUPPRESSOR 2 → MVKNFRKRSLESDAADNSDDEDTRRVALEEIRYMQKLRERKLGIPAASVATGAAGSATTDASSARGRGGSGAGAPGEEDLVLQDTFAQETAVTIEDPNMLRYVENELLKKRGKTIEVNDKDDKDEVDELYVVPDHLKVRKKNMEESSTQWTTGIAEVQLPIEYKLRNIEETEAAKKMLQERRLAGKTKSDANIPSSYSADYFHRGRDYAEKLRREHPELYKGQDSQANETGGKPTDSNNPGGPPAGRREAATDELLLERFRKREKFRVMRR, encoded by the exons ATGGTGAAGAACTTCCGCAAGCGAAGCCTCGAGTCGGACGCCGCCGACAACTCCGACGACGAGGACACCCGCCG CGTTGCTCTGGAGGAGATCAGGTACATGCAGAAGCTCCGGGAGAGGAAGCTGGGCATCCCCGCGGCGTCCGTGGCCACCGGCGCCGCCGGCTCCGCCACCACCGACGCGTCCTCCGCTCGGGGCCGAGGTGGCAGCGGGGCAGGGGCACCGGGCGAGGAGGACCTCGTGCTTCAGGACACCTTTGCGCAGGAGACCGCTGTTACCATCGAAGACCCCAATAT GTTGAGGTATGTGGAGAACGAGCTGTTAAAGAAGAGGGGCAAGACGATTGAGGTGAACGACAAGGACGATAAGGACGAGGTGGATGAGCTCTATGTTGTGCCGGACCACCTGAAG GTCAGGAAGAAGAACATGGAGGAGAGCTCAACCCAGTGGACCACTGGCATCGCTGAAGTTCAGCTGCCCATCGA GTACAAATTGAGAAATATTGAAGAAACCGAGGCAGCTAAAAAGATGTTGCAAGAGAGAAGGCTTGCGGGTAAAACAAAATCAGATGCAAACATTCCATCAAGTTACAGTGCTGATTATTTCCATCGTGGGAGAGATTATGCTGAAAAATTGCGAAGAG AACATCCTGAGTTGTACAAAGGTCAAGATTCACAAGCTAATGAAACTGGAGGCAAACCAACAGATAGTAACAATCCAGGTGGTCCACCGGCAGGGCGTAGAGAAGCTGCTACCGATGAATTGTTGCTCGAGCGTTTCCGCAAGCGAGAGAAATTCCGTGTCATGCGAAGATAG
- the LOC123142221 gene encoding uncharacterized protein codes for MSRSLRRRPAARPSIKALSSYNRWSPLANLAEEEDQSDRLSSLPDGVLLDIVDRLDIADAARTRTLARRWKQIPTMLSRIFITVGSLDNEHKRELTCDDVARANATVLGATRSVLESRTTSLCTINLLCLQFFLGDGTVSIGQIVANTMVTEKVGSAELTLFTMKDTDRCTNDDVLTYGKQFKSFLDACPNAFSGLARLKLENFRLGESPGFPEIFSICKRLEFLRLFNCDMGMLSLLEVSHPLLRELEIVRCYFERVDLKWLPKLTVLTFSLWVSEHDPLSLDYVPLLQTLSITHMARLRHKVLKLSEFLGKATISHLNLNFLCEKIWVKPEEPNQLWQVFHKLRHVTLTHISEECDLNWTMFILQGAPSLQELCIKVWDHLCEMTVNEQERIKYGLSNEKKDAHILWRAPASDFKHRNLSVLRVFGFHGRRRL; via the exons ATGTCGAGATCTCTTCGCCGGCGACCGGCGGCCAGACCATCCATCAAGGCCCTCAGCAGCTATAACCGATGGTCCCCGCTAGCCAATCTG gcagaggaagaagatCAGTCGGATCGGCTCAGTAGTTTGCCTGATGGTGTGTTGCTCGATATTGTAGACCGACTTGACATTGCGGATGCTGCTAGAACCAGAACCCTCGCCAGACGGTGGAAGCAGATTCCTACTATGCTCTCCAGAATTTTTATAACAGTTGGTTCCCTTGACAATGAGCACAAAAGGGAGCTCACCTGTGATGATGTAGCTCGGGCCAACGCCACCGTGCTTGGAGCAACCAGGAGCGTGCTGGAAAGCAGGACTACAAGTCTATGCACCATCAACCTCCTGTGTCTGCAATTCTTCTTGGGCGATGGAACTGTCAGTATTGGTCAGATTGTTGCCAACACCATGGTAACGGAGAAGGTTGGCTCAGCGGAGTTAACCCTCTTTACAATGAAGGACACCGACCGATGCACAAACGACGATGTTCTTACTTACGGGAAACAGTTCAAGTCATTTCTTGATGCCTGCCCAAACGCGTTCAGTGGTCTTGCACGACTCAAGCTAGAAAATTTCAGGCTAGGCGAATCACCGGGCTTCCCTGAAATTTTCAGCATATGCAAGCGACTAGAGTTCCTCCGTCTATTCAACTGCGACATGGGGATGCTGTCTTTGCTAGAAGTGTCACACCCACTACTACGTGAACTAGAGATTGTCAGGTGTTATTTTGAGAGGGTTGATCTCAAGTGGCTACCAAAGCTTACAGTGCTGACTTTTTCTCTGTGGGTCAGTGAGCATGATCCTTTGTCTTTAGATTATGTACCACTGCTCCAGACTCTGAGCATCACTCATATGGCTCGTTTacggcataaggtgctcaagttaAGTGAGTTCCTTGGCAAAGCCACCATAAGCCACCTGAACTTGAACTTTCTCTGTGAAAAG ATCTGGGTTAAACCAGAAGAACCAAATCAATTGTGGCAGGTGTTCCACAAATTAAGGCATGTGACTTTGACCCACATTTCTGAAGAATGTGATCTGAATTGGACAATGTTCATTCTCCAAGGTGCACCGTCCCTTCAGGAGCTATGCATCAAG GTGTGGGACCATCTATGTGAAATGACAGTGAATGAGCAAGAGAGGATAAAGTATGGGCTTAGCAACGAGAAGAAGGATGCGCACATATTATGGAGAGCACCTGCATCTGATTTCAAGCACCGCAATTTGTCTGTGCTCAGGGTCTTTGGGTTTCATGGGAGGCGAAGGTTGTGA